In one Bosea sp. RAC05 genomic region, the following are encoded:
- a CDS encoding DUF2478 domain-containing protein, whose product MLMAVIPYSSGFHIDRFMADTASRLKARGLRLGGVVQHNDGACESGCFSMALEDLASGVRYPISENRGAGATGCRLDAGGLAAAGGALGAALAGETDLVIVNKFGRQEVLGQGLRQEIAAALLVGVPVLIAVRQDVLPAFRDFAGEDWTELPAQAEAIETWALHLARLAA is encoded by the coding sequence ATGCTCATGGCCGTCATTCCCTATTCGTCGGGCTTCCATATCGACCGGTTCATGGCCGATACGGCGTCGCGGCTGAAGGCGCGGGGGCTCCGGCTCGGTGGTGTCGTCCAGCACAATGACGGCGCCTGCGAGAGCGGCTGTTTCTCGATGGCGCTGGAGGACCTCGCCAGCGGCGTGCGCTATCCGATCAGCGAGAACCGCGGCGCCGGCGCCACCGGCTGCCGTCTCGACGCAGGCGGGCTCGCGGCCGCCGGTGGCGCGCTCGGCGCTGCGCTAGCTGGCGAAACCGATCTGGTCATCGTCAACAAGTTCGGCCGGCAGGAGGTGCTGGGTCAGGGGTTGCGGCAGGAGATCGCCGCAGCCCTGCTGGTGGGCGTGCCCGTGCTGATCGCCGTCCGGCAGGACGTGCTGCCCGCCTTCCGCGACTTCGCGGGGGAGGATTGGACCGAGCTGCCGGCACAGGCCGAGGCCATCGAGACCTGGGCCCTGCATCTCGCGCGGCTGGCCGCCTGA
- a CDS encoding ABC transporter ATP-binding protein, protein MPPEDAAPVLSVRDLTVEFVTRRGTLRALDRISFDVARGEVLGVVGESGAGKSVTGSAIIGLIDPPGRIAGGEVRLSGERIDNLPDDAMRKVRGKRIGMIFQDPLTSLNPLYRISEQLIETIQVHTDLDATQARARAIALLDEVGIPAPEKRIDSYPHEFSGGMRQRVVIALALCAEPEFIIADEPTTALDVSVQAQIIALIKTLCRDRGTSVMLVTHDMGVIAETADRVAVMYAGRIAEIGPVRDVVKEPLHPYAKGLMGAIPSLEGETTRLVQIPGSMPRLSAIPPGCAFNPRCGQAFARCHVERPELVAVGDRKVACHLYDEPRRSGAGAEIAA, encoded by the coding sequence CGCGACCTGACGGTCGAGTTCGTCACCCGTCGCGGCACGCTGCGCGCGCTGGACCGGATTTCCTTCGATGTCGCGCGCGGCGAGGTGCTCGGCGTCGTCGGCGAATCCGGCGCCGGCAAATCCGTCACCGGATCGGCCATCATCGGCCTGATCGACCCGCCCGGTCGGATCGCCGGCGGCGAGGTCCGCCTCTCCGGTGAACGGATCGACAACCTGCCCGATGACGCGATGCGCAAGGTCCGCGGCAAGCGCATCGGCATGATCTTCCAGGATCCGCTGACCAGCCTGAACCCGCTCTACCGGATCAGCGAGCAGCTGATCGAAACGATCCAAGTCCACACCGATCTCGACGCCACCCAGGCCCGCGCCCGCGCCATCGCCCTGCTGGACGAGGTCGGCATTCCCGCGCCTGAGAAGCGGATCGACAGCTATCCGCACGAGTTCTCCGGCGGCATGCGCCAGCGCGTCGTGATCGCGCTGGCGCTCTGCGCCGAACCGGAGTTCATCATCGCCGACGAGCCGACCACCGCGCTCGACGTCTCCGTGCAGGCGCAGATCATCGCGCTGATCAAGACGCTCTGCCGGGATCGTGGCACCTCGGTCATGCTCGTCACCCACGACATGGGCGTCATCGCCGAAACCGCCGATCGGGTCGCGGTGATGTATGCCGGGCGCATCGCCGAGATCGGCCCGGTCCGCGACGTCGTGAAAGAGCCGCTCCACCCCTATGCGAAGGGGCTGATGGGGGCGATCCCCTCTCTCGAGGGCGAGACCACCCGGCTCGTCCAGATCCCGGGCTCGATGCCGCGGCTTTCGGCCATCCCGCCCGGCTGCGCCTTTAATCCGCGTTGCGGGCAGGCCTTCGCCCGCTGCCATGTCGAGCGCCCGGAGCTGGTCGCGGTGGGGGATCGCAAGGTCGCCTGCCACCTTTATGACGAACCGCGCCGCAGTGGCGCCGGGGCGGAGATCGCCGCATGA
- a CDS encoding ABC transporter ATP-binding protein → MTADEPALVEVRDLKRVFDVSKPWLNRVIERAPRQFLKAVDGVSFEIRKGETFALVGESGSGKSTVARMVVGLLPPSAGTVTIDGVSMSDAAAAEERQRLRRRIQMIFQDPYASLNPRWRVGRIIAEPIRAFRLVEGEAAITERVGDLLTLVGLHPADRTKFPHEFSGGQRQRIAIARALASDAEFIVCDEPTSALDVSVQAQILNLMRDLQERLGLTYLFISHNLAVVRHMATRIGVMYLGRLVEVSEGKSLFSAPRHPYTRMLLDAVPDVAMVGKAREAVKGEIPNPISPPSGCTFHPRCPLVFDRCRLESPPVIDGVACHAVQAGRVAAA, encoded by the coding sequence ATGACCGCCGATGAGCCCGCTTTGGTCGAGGTCCGCGATCTCAAGCGCGTCTTCGATGTCTCGAAGCCCTGGCTCAACCGCGTCATCGAGCGCGCGCCACGCCAGTTCCTCAAGGCGGTCGACGGCGTCTCCTTCGAGATCCGCAAGGGCGAGACCTTCGCGCTGGTCGGTGAATCCGGCTCGGGGAAGTCGACCGTAGCGCGCATGGTCGTCGGCCTGCTGCCGCCGTCGGCCGGTACGGTCACGATCGACGGCGTCTCGATGAGCGATGCGGCGGCGGCCGAGGAGCGTCAGCGGCTGCGCCGGCGCATCCAGATGATCTTCCAGGACCCTTACGCCTCGCTCAATCCGCGCTGGCGTGTCGGGCGCATCATCGCCGAGCCGATCCGGGCCTTCCGGCTGGTCGAGGGCGAGGCCGCGATCACCGAGCGTGTCGGCGATCTCCTGACGCTGGTCGGCCTGCACCCCGCCGACCGCACGAAATTTCCCCACGAATTCTCGGGTGGCCAGCGCCAGCGCATCGCGATTGCCCGCGCGCTCGCCTCCGATGCCGAGTTCATCGTCTGCGACGAGCCGACCTCGGCGCTCGACGTCTCGGTCCAGGCCCAGATCCTCAACCTGATGCGCGACCTGCAGGAGCGGCTGGGGCTGACCTACCTCTTCATCTCGCACAACCTCGCGGTCGTCCGGCACATGGCGACCCGCATCGGCGTGATGTATCTCGGCCGCCTCGTCGAGGTCTCCGAGGGCAAGAGCCTGTTCTCGGCGCCGCGGCACCCCTATACGCGGATGCTGCTCGATGCGGTGCCCGATGTCGCGATGGTCGGCAAGGCGCGCGAGGCGGTGAAGGGCGAGATCCCGAACCCGATCAGCCCGCCCTCGGGCTGCACCTTCCATCCCCGCTGCCCGCTGGTGTTCGACCGCTGCCGGCTCGAGAGCCCGCCGGTGATCGACGGCGTCGCCTGTCATGCGGTCCAGGCCGGGCGCGTGGCCGCGGCCTGA